The sequence below is a genomic window from Flagellimonas marinaquae.
ATGGGGTGTTAAAGAAAACGGTCACGCAGTACAACGACAATGACCAAGACATTACCTATTACACCTATAAAGATGGTGAATTGTTGGAAAAACGGATGGAAAGCTATAAGAACAATGTCCTGGACGAATCCACTTCAATGGCCAATTTTTATGAAGTGGATACCATTCCCAATAGAAAAGTAACGGAAAAGATAATTTCTTACGACAAACAATTTTTAGAGCAAGAACAATATTATTATGATGAAGCTGGAAGGTTGGTCCGTATCATCTCGTCCAATGTAGAGGGGGTAGATGAAACCACCTTGGAATATACCCAGGTAAAAAATGAACTTACCGTGAGTACATTTACTAATGGTATTTTGCAAAAAGCGGTAAGAAATTCCATTAAAAAGACCCCAAATGGTGATCAGGAGGTGATTTTGACCAAGGAATATATTGATGGTGAACCGAATACTGCCACGGAAGAAGTATTCAACAGTGCAGGAAAGTTGGTGACCAGCGAGGAATTCTTGTACGATTTTACAGAAAAAGAATTCGTTTCACAAAAAAAGCGGTATTATCAATATACCGATGGTGTTTTGAGCAAGGTGATAAAAAAGACCATTAATACGGAATCTGCGGAAAAGTACATTTTTCAGTTCGATAATCATAAGCCCAGCAATTGGGTCAAGCAAATCGTAACACCTGGCAATACCTATACCACAAGGACTATCACATACTACCCGGAAGAGGATTTAAAAGAAGAAACCAGCAACTAAATAATACTATACTAAATTCTGGATTATTTCCGGTTGTACTTCATGGCCACCAATGAAAGTCATGGTTTCGGCCATGCCACGGAACAAAGTGTCACTTTTTACTTTTTCGTTTTTTAAGCGTTCTGGATTTAGATATTGATCTTGGTCTCCGTACACAATTTTGATTTGGGTACTATTATAATCTAAAAACTCAAAATCTTGAGCGGTAAGTTCGTTGGGAATACCCCCGGCATACAACACAATAAGTTTACAATTCACTTTTTTACGGGCCAACCATCGGGTGGCCACCGATACACCTTGCGAAAAACCGAAGAGGATCAAATCAACACCTTTTGGAAGCTTTTCCGAATCGAGGACAGCATCAATATAATTGATCACATTATTGATTTCCGTTGCAGTGTTTTCCTTGGTCAACCAACTGGCGCCAACATATTT
It includes:
- a CDS encoding alpha/beta hydrolase; translated protein: MSNKEKTVSYTTQNTYLTQNKLGPKTKNVWLVFHGIGYLSRYFVKYFNGLDPEENYIIVPQAPSKYYLKNEYKYVGASWLTKENTATEINNVINYIDAVLDSEKLPKGVDLILFGFSQGVSVATRWLARKKVNCKLIVLYAGGIPNELTAQDFEFLDYNSTQIKIVYGDQDQYLNPERLKNEKVKSDTLFRGMAETMTFIGGHEVQPEIIQNLV